One segment of Candidatus Woesearchaeota archaeon DNA contains the following:
- a CDS encoding DUF2073 domain-containing protein, producing the protein MSLTLQFIPYIEIENLSSLGRIRKILNSVKENKIVLLEGRLKKSEEAELIKTTMEEINAEFKGIELAVIYPESQNMDTFKKLKMSFVNMLLGDRSGLTIIGPASIVKEIKKDPNKIQLFTKEVKSKPKKGKKRRR; encoded by the coding sequence ATGAGTTTGACATTACAATTCATTCCATATATTGAGATTGAAAACTTAAGTTCCTTAGGACGAATCAGAAAGATTTTGAATAGTGTTAAAGAAAATAAAATTGTGCTATTAGAAGGTCGTTTGAAAAAGTCTGAAGAAGCTGAATTAATCAAGACTACAATGGAAGAAATCAATGCAGAGTTTAAAGGTATTGAACTTGCAGTTATTTATCCTGAAAGTCAAAACATGGATACTTTTAAAAAGTTGAAAATGAGTTTTGTAAATATGCTGCTAGGTGATCGTAGCGGTTTAACAATTATTGGTCCAGCATCAATAGTTAAAGAAATTAAAAAAGATCCTAATAAAATTCAATTATTTACTAAAGAAGTTAAATCTAAGCCTAAAAAAGGCAAGAAACGAAGAAGATAG
- a CDS encoding ATP-binding protein, translating to MKGKIIGGEFGSLRVRKKSDVSFQIGELLIAESGTWEKQKTLLQVYDLTYGSQISPQNLEMISGLRLEQQADFKIFDEELRNYTLAYLKPLLSIGVSGTKSCKDLPVFFSDVRTVVEDDLNFITKPQSSLFVGNIRSGNETLDLPVYLRGKEVLSHHVLVPATTGRGKSNLVKTMLWSVVDQNYCGMLVLDPHDEYYGRNSKGLKDHPAARNGNVIYYTPKNIPPGGKTLVFNLKLLKPTHFNGVISFSDAQKQAMSSYYRQYKENWIESIIQEKPLDVDFLDATIGVLKRRLVAVLGIKFDQTKFLTDGIFSFSSGETTIQDISKELELGKIVIIDTSNFVGSLEILVGSLLTTEIFRKYKYYKTRGMLDEKPIISVVLEEAPRVLGKEVLEKGTNIFETIAREGRKFKIGLLAITQLPSLIPRQILANMNTKIILGIEMKPERQAIIDSASQDLSRDDRNIASLDLGEAIITSNFTKFAIPVKIPLFEKIVKQTIIDAKGSEYSKPATSNNLSFDGVGIVEEDI from the coding sequence ATTAAAGGAAAAATTATTGGAGGCGAATTTGGCAGTCTTCGGGTAAGAAAAAAAAGTGATGTTTCTTTTCAAATAGGTGAACTTTTAATTGCAGAAAGTGGAACTTGGGAAAAACAAAAAACTTTGTTACAAGTTTATGATTTAACTTACGGTAGTCAGATATCTCCACAAAACTTAGAAATGATATCGGGCCTCAGACTTGAACAACAAGCAGATTTTAAAATATTTGACGAAGAACTAAGAAACTATACTTTGGCATATCTAAAACCATTATTATCTATTGGAGTTTCGGGAACTAAGTCTTGTAAGGACTTACCTGTTTTTTTTTCTGATGTTAGGACTGTTGTGGAAGATGATCTTAATTTTATTACAAAACCACAATCATCGTTATTTGTTGGCAATATCCGAAGTGGTAATGAAACACTCGACTTGCCAGTTTATTTGAGGGGGAAAGAGGTGCTTTCCCATCACGTTTTAGTTCCTGCAACAACGGGTCGTGGAAAAAGTAATTTAGTTAAAACTATGCTTTGGAGTGTTGTTGATCAAAATTATTGTGGGATGTTAGTTTTGGATCCGCATGATGAATATTATGGTAGAAATTCTAAAGGGCTTAAAGATCATCCTGCTGCTCGAAATGGAAATGTTATTTATTATACTCCAAAAAATATTCCTCCGGGAGGAAAAACTTTAGTTTTTAATTTAAAATTATTAAAACCAACTCATTTTAATGGTGTGATTTCATTTTCTGATGCGCAAAAACAAGCAATGAGTAGTTACTACAGGCAGTACAAAGAAAATTGGATTGAATCAATTATTCAAGAAAAACCCCTCGATGTTGATTTTTTAGATGCGACTATTGGAGTTTTAAAACGAAGATTAGTTGCGGTTCTTGGAATTAAATTTGATCAAACTAAGTTTTTAACTGATGGGATTTTTAGTTTTTCTAGTGGGGAGACAACTATACAAGATATTTCAAAAGAATTAGAGTTGGGTAAAATAGTGATTATTGATACTTCTAATTTTGTGGGGTCTCTTGAAATTTTAGTTGGTAGTTTACTTACGACTGAAATATTTAGAAAATATAAATATTATAAAACTAGAGGGATGTTGGATGAAAAACCGATTATTTCCGTAGTGCTCGAAGAAGCACCAAGAGTTCTCGGAAAAGAAGTATTAGAAAAAGGTACGAACATATTTGAAACAATCGCAAGGGAAGGTCGAAAGTTTAAAATTGGACTTCTCGCAATTACGCAATTACCCTCACTTATTCCTCGACAAATACTTGCAAATATGAATACTAAAATTATTTTAGGGATTGAGATGAAACCTGAGCGTCAGGCAATAATTGATAGTGCATCTCAAGATTTATCGCGAGATGATCGAAATATTGCATCTCTTGATTTAGGGGAAGCAATAATTACTAGCAATTTCACAAAATTTGCAATTCCAGTAAAAATTCCTCTTTTTGAAAAAATAGTCAAACAAACCATTATTGATGCAAAGGGTAGTGAGTATAGTAAACCTGCAACTTCTAATAATTTAAGTTTTGATGGTGTTGGAATTGTTGAAGAGGATATTTAA
- a CDS encoding DNA repair exonuclease has protein sequence MTEQDYDSNLSATSSLESKSNLKFAHLADCHIGGWREQKLRDLNFKSFQKAIQLCKENSVDFIIISGDLFNTSFPPLHELKKTVKVLKNLLENQIPVYVVAGSHDYSPSGKTILDVLEEAGLIINVCKGQIIEGKLKLNFTIDKKTKVKLTGMIGKRGMLEKTYYEGLDTDSLISETGFKIFLFHTTIDELKPAELSRMEGSPVSLLPKGFDYYAGGHVHIVEKKSLDGYANLCYPGPTFPNSFSELEKLKTGGFYIYDSGVVRWQNVVVCNVETFFINGDLKTPTEIESEIFDLINSKEFYNSLVLFRVQGKLKEGRPGDVNWKKIFELVIQKGAIFVLKNANKLVSKEFEEIKVIEGTTEEVENKLICEHVGQLDFLSESSEKQLVNDLINILQIEKEEGEKSTDYENRVIREANMVINENLF, from the coding sequence ATGACTGAGCAGGATTATGATTCTAACTTATCTGCTACTTCGAGTTTGGAGTCTAAATCAAATCTTAAATTTGCACACCTCGCAGATTGTCATATTGGTGGGTGGAGAGAACAAAAACTTAGAGATTTAAATTTTAAATCATTTCAAAAAGCAATACAACTTTGTAAGGAAAATTCTGTCGATTTTATAATAATAAGTGGAGACTTATTTAATACTAGTTTTCCACCACTACATGAATTAAAAAAAACAGTAAAAGTTTTAAAAAACTTATTAGAAAATCAAATTCCTGTATATGTTGTTGCGGGAAGTCATGATTATAGTCCTAGTGGGAAAACCATACTTGATGTGTTAGAAGAAGCAGGACTAATTATTAATGTTTGTAAGGGTCAAATTATTGAAGGTAAATTAAAACTTAATTTTACTATTGATAAAAAAACTAAAGTAAAACTCACTGGAATGATCGGTAAGCGAGGAATGCTTGAAAAAACTTATTATGAGGGATTAGATACTGATTCGTTAATTTCTGAAACTGGATTTAAAATATTTTTATTTCATACTACAATTGATGAACTTAAACCCGCAGAATTAAGCAGGATGGAGGGATCTCCAGTATCATTACTACCTAAAGGATTTGATTATTATGCCGGAGGACACGTACATATAGTTGAAAAAAAATCATTAGATGGATACGCCAATCTTTGTTATCCTGGACCCACATTTCCAAATAGTTTTTCTGAACTTGAAAAATTAAAAACAGGTGGTTTTTATATTTATGATTCCGGAGTTGTTAGATGGCAAAATGTTGTTGTTTGCAATGTCGAAACTTTTTTTATTAATGGTGATTTGAAAACACCGACTGAAATTGAATCCGAAATATTTGATTTAATTAATTCTAAAGAATTTTATAATTCTCTTGTTTTATTTCGAGTTCAAGGTAAATTAAAAGAAGGAAGGCCAGGAGATGTAAATTGGAAAAAAATATTTGAGTTAGTTATTCAAAAAGGCGCCATATTTGTTTTAAAAAATGCTAATAAATTGGTTTCTAAAGAGTTTGAAGAAATAAAAGTTATTGAAGGAACAACTGAAGAAGTGGAAAATAAACTTATTTGTGAGCATGTAGGGCAACTAGATTTTCTTAGTGAATCATCCGAAAAACAATTAGTTAATGACTTAATTAATATTCTTCAAATCGAAAAAGAAGAAGGCGAAAAATCAACTGATTATGAAAATCGAGTTATTCGAGAAGCCAACATGGTAATTAATGAAAATTTATTTTAA
- a CDS encoding NUDIX hydrolase, which produces MVSEQLAGCLILKNDGLLLVRKKNKDYFELPSGTFSEKNNPEEIAINETTKQTGIKPLVLQQFGIVEFREENKNCEVVVYECSVDPSTSELIPGENMEEVKWIKFAEIKNIKVSEEVSLVIDEL; this is translated from the coding sequence ATGGTAAGTGAACAATTAGCAGGATGTCTCATCCTTAAAAATGACGGACTTCTCCTAGTAAGAAAAAAAAATAAAGACTATTTTGAACTTCCTTCAGGAACATTTAGTGAAAAAAATAATCCAGAAGAAATTGCAATTAATGAAACAACTAAACAAACTGGAATAAAACCATTAGTTCTTCAACAGTTTGGAATTGTAGAATTTAGAGAAGAAAACAAAAATTGTGAAGTTGTTGTTTATGAATGTTCAGTTGATCCTTCAACAAGTGAACTAATTCCGGGAGAAAATATGGAAGAAGTTAAATGGATTAAATTTGCAGAAATTAAAAATATAAAAGTCAGTGAAGAAGTTTCTCTTGTTATTGACGAACTTTAA
- the gatA gene encoding Asp-tRNA(Asn)/Glu-tRNA(Gln) amidotransferase subunit GatA, with the protein MKIKELVEKIKSGEIDVVNHTQKVLEQTKQINSEYNFFNTISEELAINLAEQLNKKIKQENNSNNNSSKLKLCGVPISIKDAICVKGVKTTAGSKILKGYKPTFNATCVEKSINEGAIILGKTAQDAFGFGSFAVNVGIGFKIPKNPIDPSRACGGSSGGSAGISNKAPFAHVSLGESTGGSIVEPASFCGVYGLCPTYGRVSRHGLLDYGNSLDKIGPMSKYIEDCALLLETISGNDCNDSTSSNKPTETYSDYLTKPVKGMKVGIIKEAFGEGIQPEVSKKIWDYIKMLESQGIEYEEISLEMPIKYGIETYYILACCEASTNLSKYCGMRYGAEGKINANEGFNEYFAKVRSKNFNEETKRRIMLGSFARMAGFRDAYYLRALKVRTKIIQEYQKMFKKFDSLLTPTSPILPPKFSEIEKLSPLEHYKLDIMTVSPNLAGLPHLNVPAGNSNGLPVGALLTTNHFCEGKLIQIGKEK; encoded by the coding sequence ATGAAAATTAAAGAACTTGTAGAAAAAATTAAATCAGGAGAAATTGATGTAGTAAATCATACTCAAAAAGTTTTAGAACAAACTAAACAAATCAATAGTGAATATAATTTTTTTAATACAATATCTGAAGAACTTGCAATTAATTTAGCCGAACAATTAAATAAAAAAATTAAACAAGAAAATAATTCTAATAATAATAGTTCTAAATTAAAATTATGCGGAGTTCCAATTTCAATTAAAGATGCCATTTGTGTTAAGGGTGTGAAAACAACTGCAGGATCAAAAATTCTTAAAGGATATAAACCTACATTTAATGCAACTTGCGTCGAGAAATCAATTAATGAGGGTGCAATTATTTTAGGTAAAACTGCTCAAGATGCATTTGGATTTGGAAGTTTTGCAGTTAATGTGGGTATTGGATTTAAAATTCCTAAAAATCCTATTGATCCTTCAAGAGCTTGCGGTGGCAGTTCTGGAGGAAGCGCAGGAATAAGTAATAAAGCCCCCTTCGCACATGTTTCGTTAGGAGAATCAACCGGCGGATCAATTGTAGAACCTGCTAGTTTTTGCGGAGTATATGGGTTATGTCCAACTTATGGGCGAGTATCAAGACACGGTCTTCTAGATTATGGAAATTCATTAGACAAAATTGGACCTATGAGTAAATATATTGAAGATTGTGCATTATTACTAGAAACAATTTCAGGTAATGATTGTAATGATTCAACTTCATCAAATAAACCAACTGAAACTTATTCTGATTATTTAACAAAACCAGTTAAAGGTATGAAAGTTGGAATTATCAAAGAAGCATTTGGAGAAGGAATCCAACCAGAAGTTAGTAAAAAAATATGGGACTACATAAAAATGCTTGAATCTCAAGGAATTGAATATGAAGAAATTTCTTTAGAAATGCCAATTAAATATGGTATTGAAACATATTATATTCTTGCTTGTTGTGAAGCTTCAACTAATCTTTCTAAATATTGCGGCATGCGTTATGGTGCAGAAGGAAAAATTAATGCAAATGAAGGATTCAATGAATATTTTGCTAAAGTTCGTTCCAAAAATTTTAATGAAGAAACTAAAAGAAGAATTATGTTAGGTAGTTTTGCTCGAATGGCAGGATTTAGAGATGCTTATTATTTACGCGCACTAAAAGTTAGAACTAAAATCATTCAAGAATATCAAAAAATGTTTAAGAAATTTGATTCACTTTTAACTCCAACTTCACCAATTCTCCCTCCAAAATTTAGTGAAATTGAAAAACTTTCCCCATTAGAACATTATAAACTAGATATCATGACAGTTTCTCCTAATTTGGCAGGATTACCCCATTTAAACGTACCTGCAGGCAATTCTAATGGACTTCCAGTAGGTGCACTATTAACAACAAATCACTTTTGTGAAGGTAAATTAATCCAAATCGGAAAGGAAAAATAA
- a CDS encoding GTP-binding protein → MINFVKKFINKVIKNMFKKKKQLKIGLYGPPNGGKTTLANRICQDWLGEDMGVVSGMAHETREIQIKEQINIKSGNKELSFSLVDTPGIATKIDYEDFLKKGMKDNDAKKRAKEATRGVIDSIKWLDNMDVVIIVLDSTKDPYSQVNITIIGNLAARNIPVLIIGNKTDLKRSDLKRIKNAFPQYDVVGISAKKGNNIDEFYEAMFVLAN, encoded by the coding sequence ATGATTAATTTTGTTAAAAAGTTCATTAATAAAGTCATAAAGAATATGTTTAAGAAGAAAAAACAGCTTAAGATAGGTCTTTATGGTCCACCTAATGGAGGCAAAACTACTCTTGCAAATAGAATCTGCCAAGATTGGTTAGGTGAAGACATGGGCGTTGTATCAGGAATGGCTCATGAAACTCGAGAAATTCAAATTAAAGAACAAATAAATATCAAAAGCGGAAATAAAGAACTTTCTTTCTCTTTGGTTGACACACCAGGAATCGCAACAAAAATTGATTACGAAGATTTCTTAAAAAAAGGCATGAAAGATAATGACGCAAAAAAAAGAGCTAAAGAAGCAACCAGAGGAGTTATTGATTCAATCAAATGGTTAGACAACATGGATGTCGTAATCATAGTATTAGACTCCACCAAAGATCCGTATTCTCAAGTTAATATCACAATTATTGGAAATCTTGCTGCAAGAAATATTCCAGTTTTAATTATAGGCAACAAAACAGATTTAAAAAGAAGTGATTTAAAAAGAATCAAAAATGCATTTCCACAATATGATGTTGTAGGAATTTCCGCAAAGAAAGGAAATAACATTGACGAATTTTACGAAGCTATGTTCGTACTAGCTAATTAG
- the gatB gene encoding Asp-tRNA(Asn)/Glu-tRNA(Gln) amidotransferase subunit GatB gives MKFTTPIVIGLEIHLQLATKTKLFCSCPCQPEKKTTNSDNKENPNTRTCPICLGHPGSKPVFNKKVLEFSTKLALALNCNISKNLIFSRKSYFYPDLAKNYQITQYELPLGENGFLQLPNGKKIGITRVHIEEDPASLIHQGSIDTSSFTLVDYNRSGNPLCEIVTEPDIQSPEEARDFLNALIAIVKYLNIFNSENCIVKADANISIKESGYVRSEVKNISGFKEIERALFYEVDRQKNAFEKKEAFVQDTRAWDSNKGLTFRMRTKETEADYGYILDPDLVAIPLTDEYINKIKSKLPELPFEKSKKFVNDFKINKEDAHILAQEKSLAELFEKVATQVDPILAAKWLRHELNKVLNLQNKSLEEIKTDETQIIELLTLVQEKKITDLTGREILEKLIESPFSPTEYVKEHNLESVSDESLIREICEEAIKENPKAIQDFKDGNKKAINSIIGKVMKATKGQASPSKVNEVMEELTK, from the coding sequence ATGAAATTTACAACACCAATAGTAATTGGACTCGAAATTCATCTCCAACTTGCAACAAAGACTAAGTTATTTTGCAGTTGCCCCTGTCAACCAGAAAAAAAGACAACCAATTCAGATAATAAAGAAAACCCAAACACAAGAACTTGTCCAATTTGTTTAGGTCATCCAGGTTCAAAGCCAGTTTTTAATAAAAAAGTTTTAGAATTTTCAACTAAACTCGCACTTGCACTAAATTGCAACATTTCAAAAAATTTAATATTTTCTAGAAAAAGTTATTTTTATCCAGATCTTGCCAAAAATTATCAAATTACGCAATATGAACTTCCACTAGGCGAAAATGGCTTTCTTCAATTACCTAATGGGAAAAAAATTGGAATAACCAGAGTACACATTGAAGAAGATCCTGCATCTTTAATTCATCAAGGATCAATTGATACCAGTTCATTCACGTTAGTTGATTACAATAGGTCAGGAAACCCCCTGTGTGAAATCGTAACCGAACCAGATATTCAGTCTCCTGAAGAAGCAAGAGATTTTCTTAACGCATTAATTGCAATTGTTAAGTATCTTAATATTTTTAATTCAGAAAATTGCATAGTAAAAGCAGATGCGAATATTTCAATTAAAGAAAGTGGTTATGTTAGGTCTGAAGTAAAAAATATTTCAGGGTTTAAAGAAATTGAACGCGCATTATTTTATGAAGTTGATAGACAAAAAAATGCTTTTGAAAAAAAAGAAGCATTCGTTCAAGACACTCGAGCATGGGATTCAAATAAAGGACTAACGTTTAGAATGCGAACAAAAGAAACTGAAGCAGACTATGGGTACATCCTAGATCCAGATTTAGTAGCAATCCCATTAACAGACGAGTATATTAACAAAATTAAATCAAAATTACCAGAACTTCCTTTTGAAAAATCAAAAAAATTCGTAAACGATTTTAAAATCAATAAAGAAGATGCACATATTCTCGCACAAGAAAAATCACTTGCAGAACTTTTTGAAAAAGTCGCAACACAAGTTGACCCAATCCTTGCAGCTAAATGGTTACGCCATGAATTAAATAAAGTTCTTAATCTTCAAAATAAATCTTTAGAAGAAATTAAAACTGATGAAACTCAAATCATAGAATTACTAACACTAGTTCAAGAAAAAAAAATTACAGATCTTACTGGAAGAGAAATTCTTGAAAAACTCATAGAAAGTCCATTCTCTCCAACTGAATATGTTAAAGAACATAATTTAGAATCAGTTTCTGACGAATCACTCATTAGAGAAATTTGTGAAGAAGCAATAAAAGAAAATCCAAAAGCAATACAAGATTTTAAAGACGGCAATAAAAAGGCAATAAATTCAATTATTGGCAAAGTTATGAAAGCAACTAAAGGACAAGCATCCCCTTCTAAAGTTAATGAAGTTATGGAAGAATTAACAAAATAA
- a CDS encoding histidine biosynthesis protein HisIE, whose product MATKVAKVGIKKQPGLLYFVDKDGDVSCAKMARGKTKSKAKPKKVAKVGIKKTSGFLYFIDKHGDISCAKMVRGGTKKKSKKKVVKKKPVKKKVVKKKVVKKKVVKKKAAKKPAAKKKAAKKPAAKKKVVKKKAVKKKVVKKKVVKKKVVKKKAAKKPAAKKKPAKKKR is encoded by the coding sequence ATGGCAACAAAAGTAGCAAAAGTGGGAATTAAAAAACAGCCAGGACTTCTCTATTTCGTAGATAAAGATGGAGATGTTAGCTGTGCAAAGATGGCTCGTGGTAAAACAAAGAGCAAAGCAAAGCCTAAAAAAGTAGCTAAAGTAGGTATCAAAAAAACATCAGGATTTTTGTACTTCATTGACAAACATGGAGACATTTCATGCGCTAAAATGGTAAGAGGCGGAACTAAGAAAAAATCCAAGAAAAAAGTAGTTAAAAAGAAACCAGTTAAGAAAAAAGTAGTAAAGAAAAAGGTTGTTAAGAAAAAAGTAGTTAAGAAAAAAGCTGCTAAAAAGCCTGCTGCTAAGAAAAAAGCTGCTAAAAAGCCTGCTGCTAAGAAAAAAGTAGTTAAGAAAAAAGCTGTTAAGAAAAAAGTAGTTAAGAAAAAGGTTGTTAAGAAAAAAGTAGTTAAGAAAAAAGCTGCTAAAAAGCCTGCTGCTAAGAAAAAACCAGCTAAAAAAAAGCGATAA
- a CDS encoding PHP domain-containing protein, with product MLKVDLHLHTIYSGHAFASFYETLNYASDNKMEIIAITDHGPTVDGACEAIAFNLGKRAPKTFKGMKVLWGCESNIINQDGTIDLPNETIKHLDILLVGIHPTTVSKDWGIKKNTEAAINCFKKYPISIFTHPTTFIYPIDLDKICEAAFENNVLLELNLSSLIRLKNNSERECINRMKRMIKLVKQNNKKVIINSDAHFLHEIGDDAILSEYWAELGLTDEMIMNNYPKELLTFIQQKKESWVQSK from the coding sequence ATGTTAAAAGTTGACTTACATCTACATACAATTTATAGTGGACACGCATTTGCCAGTTTTTATGAAACATTAAATTATGCTAGCGATAATAAAATGGAAATAATCGCAATCACAGATCATGGCCCAACTGTTGACGGCGCATGTGAAGCAATCGCATTTAATTTAGGTAAAAGAGCGCCTAAAACATTTAAAGGAATGAAAGTTTTATGGGGTTGTGAATCAAATATAATAAATCAAGACGGCACAATAGATTTACCAAACGAAACTATAAAACATTTAGACATATTACTAGTAGGAATTCATCCAACAACCGTATCAAAAGATTGGGGTATAAAAAAAAATACTGAGGCTGCAATTAATTGTTTTAAAAAATATCCAATTAGCATTTTTACACATCCAACAACATTCATTTACCCCATTGATTTAGATAAAATTTGTGAAGCTGCATTTGAAAATAATGTTTTATTGGAATTAAATTTATCTTCATTAATCAGATTAAAAAATAACTCTGAACGAGAATGCATTAACCGAATGAAAAGAATGATTAAACTAGTAAAACAAAATAATAAAAAAGTCATAATTAATTCAGATGCGCATTTTTTACACGAAATTGGAGATGATGCTATTCTTAGCGAATACTGGGCTGAATTAGGATTAACTGATGAAATGATCATGAACAATTATCCAAAAGAATTATTAACATTCATTCAACAAAAAAAAGAATCATGGGTTCAATCAAAATGA